From Ramlibacter agri, a single genomic window includes:
- a CDS encoding NAD(P)/FAD-dependent oxidoreductase, with protein sequence MQSSLKAHRADFLVIGGGIAAASVGHWLAPHGQVILLERESQPGYHSTGRSAALFMESYGTPQVRALTLASRAFFDQPPAGFSEHPLLSPRGALIVAEPGDEAHLEEWWDVLRATTPRAQRLDAAGACALVPVLRPERVAGAVFEPDAADMDVHAIHQGYLRGLKRAGGKVVCDAEVTSLQREGGLWQVQAGGQLYEAPVVLNAAGAWADVIAQQAGLPPLGLQPKRRAAFIFAPPAGAHIEKWPMAIGASEGWYFKPDAGMLLGSPANADPVDPCDVQPEEMDIALAIHRIQEMTTLEIRRPTRTWAGLRSFVADGDLVGGFDPLAPGFFWVAAQGGYGIQTSAAMGETCAALARGLPIPERIAAFGLTEQMLSPARLRG encoded by the coding sequence ATGCAGTCTTCCCTGAAGGCCCACCGGGCCGACTTCCTCGTCATCGGCGGCGGCATCGCCGCCGCTTCCGTGGGCCACTGGCTCGCGCCCCACGGCCAGGTCATCCTGCTGGAGCGTGAGTCGCAACCCGGCTACCACTCCACCGGCCGCTCGGCGGCGCTGTTCATGGAAAGCTATGGCACGCCGCAGGTGCGTGCCCTGACGCTCGCGAGCCGCGCCTTCTTCGACCAGCCGCCGGCAGGCTTCAGCGAACATCCCTTGCTGTCGCCGCGCGGCGCGCTGATCGTCGCCGAGCCGGGCGACGAGGCGCACCTCGAGGAATGGTGGGACGTGCTGCGCGCGACGACGCCGCGCGCGCAGCGGCTCGACGCCGCGGGCGCCTGCGCGTTGGTCCCCGTGCTGCGCCCCGAGCGCGTGGCCGGCGCCGTGTTCGAGCCCGATGCGGCGGACATGGACGTGCACGCCATCCACCAGGGCTACCTGCGCGGGCTCAAGCGCGCCGGCGGCAAGGTCGTCTGCGATGCCGAGGTCACTTCGCTGCAGCGCGAAGGCGGCCTCTGGCAGGTGCAGGCCGGCGGCCAGCTGTATGAAGCGCCCGTGGTGCTCAATGCGGCCGGCGCCTGGGCCGACGTCATCGCGCAGCAGGCCGGCCTGCCGCCGCTGGGCCTGCAGCCCAAGCGCCGCGCCGCCTTCATCTTTGCACCGCCGGCCGGTGCCCACATCGAGAAATGGCCGATGGCCATCGGCGCCAGCGAAGGCTGGTACTTCAAGCCCGACGCCGGCATGCTGCTGGGTTCGCCGGCCAACGCCGACCCGGTCGATCCCTGCGACGTGCAGCCCGAGGAGATGGACATCGCGCTGGCCATCCACCGCATCCAGGAGATGACGACGCTGGAAATCCGCCGGCCCACGCGCACCTGGGCCGGCCTGCGCTCCTTCGTGGCGGACGGCGACCTGGTGGGCGGCTTCGACCCGCTCGCGCCCGGCTTCTTCTGGGTCGCGGCCCAGGGCGGCTATGGCATCCAGACCTCCGCCGCCATGGGCGAGACCTGCGCCGCGCTGGCCCGCGGCCTGCCGATTCCGGAGCGCATCGCCGCCTTCGGCCTCACCGAACAGATGCTGTCGCCCGCGCGCCTGCGGGGCTGA